A section of the Deltaproteobacteria bacterium genome encodes:
- the nifS gene encoding cysteine desulfurase NifS, which yields MKTIYVDNNATTRVDEKVLEAMLPFFSERYGNPSSMHSFGGTVATEILEARERVAALINAEPEEIVFTSCGTESDSTAVWATIEAFPNRKHIITTRVEHPAIKNLFEHLSRKGYKVSFVPVDKRGNLDLDFLYEHLTAETAIVSVMWANNETGVIYPVHEIAAAVREKGVVFHTDAVQAAGKVKVDVKAAGVDMLSLSGHKIHAPKGVGVLYVKKGTKFSPFLIGGHQEHGRRGGTENVASIIGLGKAAQLALERLNASAEKTGALRNKLEKNLLERIPNTMVNGDTEHRLPNTTNISYEYIEGEAILLMMNELGICASSGSACTSGSLEPSHVLRAMGVPFTAAHGSIRYSLSDYNSEEEIDYIIEHTPPIIKRLRDLSPFWSQRKAS from the coding sequence ATGAAGACAATTTATGTGGACAACAACGCCACGACCCGGGTGGACGAAAAAGTGCTTGAAGCGATGCTTCCCTTTTTCAGCGAGAGATATGGCAATCCGTCGAGCATGCACAGCTTCGGTGGCACCGTGGCAACGGAAATACTCGAGGCCCGCGAACGCGTCGCGGCGCTGATCAACGCCGAGCCGGAAGAGATCGTCTTCACCAGCTGCGGAACGGAAAGCGACTCCACGGCCGTGTGGGCCACCATCGAAGCCTTTCCCAACAGGAAGCACATCATCACGACCCGTGTCGAACATCCGGCCATAAAAAATCTTTTTGAACATCTCTCCAGAAAAGGCTACAAGGTGTCGTTTGTGCCGGTGGACAAACGCGGTAATCTCGACCTGGACTTCCTTTATGAACACCTGACCGCCGAAACCGCCATTGTCAGCGTCATGTGGGCCAATAACGAAACGGGCGTAATTTACCCGGTGCACGAAATAGCGGCCGCCGTCAGAGAAAAAGGGGTGGTCTTCCATACAGATGCCGTGCAGGCAGCGGGCAAGGTCAAGGTGGACGTAAAAGCCGCCGGGGTCGATATGCTCTCTCTTTCCGGCCATAAAATCCATGCGCCAAAAGGAGTGGGAGTCCTCTATGTTAAAAAGGGCACCAAGTTTTCCCCATTCCTTATCGGCGGCCACCAGGAGCATGGCCGCAGGGGCGGAACCGAAAACGTAGCCTCCATCATCGGACTGGGAAAAGCAGCCCAACTTGCCCTCGAACGTCTGAATGCCTCTGCTGAAAAAACCGGCGCCCTGCGAAACAAGCTGGAAAAAAACCTTTTGGAGCGCATACCCAACACCATGGTCAACGGGGATACCGAACACAGGCTGCCAAACACCACCAACATCAGCTATGAATATATAGAAGGCGAGGCCATCCTCCTGATGATGAACGAGTTGGGCATATGCGCCTCTTCCGGTTCGGCCTGCACGTCGGGATCCCTGGAACCGTCCCATGTTCTGAGGGCGATGGGCGTGCCTTTTACCGCCGCCCACGGTTCGATTCGCTACAGTTTGAGCGATTACAATTCCGAAGAAGAAATCGACTACATCATCGAACACACGCCGCCCATTATTAAGCGACTGCGCGACCTTTCGCCCTTTTGGAGCCAGCGCAAGGCCTCCTGA